CAGGCGACTGAGATAGCGCAATGTCTGCTGGGGGGATGAGCGATTATGCAGGCCGCGATAGTGGCCGGTAGGACTGGGATTCATTGCTGCAACCAGCTGGAAGCGTGCCGGATAGGTAATCTTTGCTCTGGCGCGTGAAATAGTGATCTCCCCCGACTCAAGCGGTTCGCGTAGCGCATCAAGCGCCCGGCGCTCGAACTCAGGCAACTCATCGAGAAACAGTATCCCGTTATGGGCTAAAGATATTTCGCCAGGCTTAGGCAGCGACCCTCCGCCGACCAGCGCATACAGTGATGCGCTGTGGTGAGGGGCCCGATAGGGCCTCTGGCGCCAATTGCGCTGCAGCTCGCCGCTATTGACCAGACTGGCGACGCTGGCGCTTTCTAACGCCTCGCGATCGCTCAGGGGCGGCATCAGGCCGTTTAGTCGGGAAGCAAGCATTGTCTTTCCGGTCCCCGGCGGGCCAATAAACAACAGATTGTGGCCTCCTGCGGCAGCAATCTCAAGCGCGCGCTTAGCCTGCTGCTGGCCGATGACTTCGTTCAGGTCTCCGGAGGCCGGAGGGCATTCCTGCGGTTCGCCATGAGCCGCTTCCAACTTTGCTTCGTCCTGTAAAAACGCACATACCTCCAGCAGGTGCATGGCTATCAAACTTTCTCCCTGACTTATCAAGCTGACATCATGCTGGTTATCTGCTGACAGGATCAGCTGCCGCTGGGCATTCAGGGCTGCCAGCGCGGCAGGGATAGCGCCCTGTACGCCGCGTAGCGCGCCTGTAAGCGCTAATTCACCGAGGAACTCATACCGCGTCAGTTTTTCAGCAGGAATCTGTTCTGACGCGGCGAGAATGGCGATAGCGATAGGGAGGTCATATCTGCCGCCTTCTTTGGGAAGATCCGCAGGTGCCAGGCTGACGGTGATCCGTTTAGCCGGGAAGTTGAACCCGCTGTTGATGATAGCGCTACGCACTCTGTCACGCGCTTCCTTGACGGTTGTTTCTGGCAATCCGACCAGTGACAGCGCGGGTAGCCCATTGCTGAGATGAACTTCTACAGACACCAACGGTGCCTGAATGCCAATCGCGGCACGGGTAAAAGCAACAGATAACGACATAAACTCTCCTTGTATTCGCCTACTCTGTACTACCTGATCTCATACAGCGAGAAAGAAATTTGTGGATTATGCGCCTCCCCGCAAGGCTTTTTAGCTTTGTGAAATACGTACCTTTTATTTGCGAAGGCGATCGGAGCTGGCTAACTCTGTGGGTAAAAAAAAGTAACCCTTCGTGACTAATGAGGGAAATTCATTTAGGGCTTAGTTATTGAATGGCAGATAAATTTTTAAAATTTGCGTTGACGATCATAAATAAATTTACGAAAAAAGTTGAATTAAAGGCACTTACTGTGATAACTCTGTAGGCATTACTTCGAACAAGTGAACAAAAAGAATTCCAATGAAAGCCCTTCTACGAGTCGTCAGCCTGGTCCTAATTAACGTCGTCGTGATTATTATCACGCCGTGCGGGGCTACGCTCGGAGAAAGAAAGGCTTAAAAATCAAGCCTGATTTCGAAAGAACCCCCGCACCGAAAGGTCCGGGGGTTTTTTTTTATCAGGTCATCAAATACAGAGGTACGGATATCGAATAGCAGCATAATATGCTGCTCTCGCCGGCAAGAGGTGGTGGAATAACTATGAATGGTGCTCAGTGGGTAGTTCAATCTTTGCGTGCACAGGGAGTCGAAACCGTTTTCGGCTACCCGGGCGGTGCAATCATGCCGGTTTATGACGCGCTTTATGACGGCGGGGTCGAACACCTGCTGTGTCGCCACGAGCAGGGTGCGGCTATGGCCGCGATCGGTTATGCCCGTGCTACCGGCAAAGTCGGCGTTTGCATCGCGACTTCGGGGCCGGGTGCGACTAACCTGATCACCGGGTTGGCTGACGCCATGCTTGACTCTGTGCCCATTGTTGCCATCACCGGGCAGGTTTCTTCAGCGGTGATGGGAACCGATGCCTTTCAGGAAATCGACGTTCTGGGCCTGTCGCTGGCCTGTACTAAACACAGCTTCCTTGTTGAATCGCTTGCTGAACTGCCGTCGGTGTTGGCTGAAGCGTTTGCCATCGCTAAATCGGGCCGCCCGGGGCCGGTGCTGGTCGATATCCCTAAAGATATACAGCTGGCTCATGGCGAATTAACCGCGCACCTGATGCCGGTTGAGCCGGAGATGGCGCACCCTGACACAGAATTGCAGCAGGCGCGTGAGCTGCTGGCGCGATCTAAAAAACCCATCCTGTATGTTGGCGGTGGAGTAGGCATGGCGAATGCGGTTGATGCCCTGCGTGCTTTCGCCAGCGCCAGCGGAATTCCTACCGTTGCCACCCTGAAGGGGTTGGGTACGCCGGA
This DNA window, taken from Erwinia tasmaniensis Et1/99, encodes the following:
- a CDS encoding YifB family Mg chelatase-like AAA ATPase, whose translation is MSLSVAFTRAAIGIQAPLVSVEVHLSNGLPALSLVGLPETTVKEARDRVRSAIINSGFNFPAKRITVSLAPADLPKEGGRYDLPIAIAILAASEQIPAEKLTRYEFLGELALTGALRGVQGAIPAALAALNAQRQLILSADNQHDVSLISQGESLIAMHLLEVCAFLQDEAKLEAAHGEPQECPPASGDLNEVIGQQQAKRALEIAAAGGHNLLFIGPPGTGKTMLASRLNGLMPPLSDREALESASVASLVNSGELQRNWRQRPYRAPHHSASLYALVGGGSLPKPGEISLAHNGILFLDELPEFERRALDALREPLESGEITISRARAKITYPARFQLVAAMNPSPTGHYRGLHNRSSPQQTLRYLSRLSGPFLDRFDISLEVPLLAPGALSHRRDESESSQQVRERVVLARERQLARCSKMNSAMNNQEIRACCTLSPVDAEWLEQVILQLGLSVRAWQRILKVARTIADLAGEHIISRDHLTEAVSYRAIDRLLIHLQNSLD
- the ilvL gene encoding ilv operon leader peptide; translated protein: MKALLRVVSLVLINVVVIIITPCGATLGERKA